GGGATGAGACACCTCCTGATGCTATAACTGGTAGATTAACTGTCTTCACCATCTCTCTTATTGCCTCTATGTTAGGTCCTCTTAGCATGCCATCCCTTGATATATCTGTATAGATTATGCCCCAGACTCCATAATCCTGCATTCTCATGGCAAGCTCTGTTGCCTTCATATGCGTTATCTCAACCCATCCCTTTATAGCAACCAGCCCTTCTTTAG
The Thermodesulfovibrionales bacterium genome window above contains:
- a CDS encoding HisA/HisF-related TIM barrel protein, giving the protein KEGLVAIKGWVEITHMKATELAMRMQDYGVWGIIYTDISRDGMLRGPNIEAIREMVKTVNLPVIASGGVSSLEDIKRLKEIKGLYGIITGKALYSGAIDLREAIGIINED